The following DNA comes from Natranaerovirga pectinivora.
TATCAGGTTCAGTGGTATCTTGTAGCCTTGAGGGCACAAGGCCGATGTTAGTAGAAGTACAGGCACTTATTAGTCAAACTAATTTTGGTATGCCTAGAAGAACAGCTACAGGGACAGATTATAATAGAGTCGTATTGTTAATGGCAGTATTGGAGAAAAGACTGGGAATGCAATTAGCAAGTTGTGATGCTTATGTAAATATAGCAGGAGGCATTAAGATAAATGAACCAGCATTAGATTTAGGGATAATAATGTCTATTGCATCAAGTTTTAAAAATCAACCAATTAACTCTAGGACACTTGTTTTTGGTGAAGTAGGATTAACGGGAGAAGTAAGAGCTGTGAATATGGCGGAACAAAGAGTTATAGAAGCATCCAAACTAGGATTTGATACATGCATCATACCAAAAGCAAATATGAAAAACTTGAAGATTCCAAAGGAAGTTAAAGTGTTTGGCGTTGAGAATGTAAATGAAGCACTGGGGTTGTGTAGGTAAGAGTCGGCTTTATAGTTAGTGAAACTTATAAAAAGAAAAACTACAATGTTCAAGTAGTTTTTCTTTTTATTTAGTTGAACTTACTATAAAACGACTCTAACCTTAATCTTTACCTTAGTGAACTTATAAAAATTTAATTAGTTGAACTTACTATAAAACCGACTAACTCTTTACTCAATATTGTATTTTCTTAGTAGGTCTACTTTTTTTACTTCTTTTAGTAGTATGTCATATAGGTTTAAATCTAAGGTATTGCATAAGGCTGCTAGATAGTAGAGGCAACTTCCCATATTTTTTTCTACAAATTCTTTGCAATCGGGACATATATTTCCATAACATTGAGTGTCTAGTTCATCATGAGCAGTTTCAAAGTCTAGTTTTTTACCTTCTATTTTAAGGCAGCCACATTGTGTGCAAGCCTTAATGATGCTTCTGTTTATTTTATTGCTATACTCGCTTAA
Coding sequences within:
- a CDS encoding DUF1573 domain-containing protein, producing MSAIHDLITEELQFLVEEYECINKSILDQITKLSEYSNKINRSIIKACTQCGCLKIEGKKLDFETAHDELDTQCYGNICPDCKEFVEKNMGSCLYYLAALCNTLDLNLYDILLKEVKKVDLLRKYNIE